The following is a genomic window from Cryptococcus neoformans var. neoformans B-3501A chromosome 12, whole genome shotgun sequence.
TTCATCACCATCGCCTTCCCAATCCACTTCAGCATTGACAACAGTGCACGTGACACAAGATGCTCAAAAGTCAGCAACAACCTCACCTACCAGAGAAAAGATACATCCTTCTAGAAGGAAGAGCCAGACAAGCGATTGTGTGGTTGCTCCGACAACTTCCCAGACTGCGGCCTCCTTGTCATATCCGGCAGGGACATCAGATGGGACTGGAGAAGCTGGTAAGAAGGCCGCGGAAACCTCTGTTCACGCAGGACCATCTTCCGCTGATTTTGGAGCATTTGTAGTGCCTCCTACAACCGCTATTGCATCCACGACTGTGTCTCCCTCGGTGACTCCACCTGAAGATGCTCCTTTTTTAAAGTCGGGTCCATCAGTTCATCCACTCTTTCACGCTGCGTCTGCAATTGGGGGTCAGGATACTTTAACCGAGACGGGAGCAGTTGGTGACGTGTTGTCGCAAGGATCAAAAGGCCGGGCATCATCACCCCGGATAACAACTACTGGAGCAGTTTCGCATCTTGTGCTACCTATTGATGTAGGCTCAGAAATCAAGCCAACAGCAGCGCCTTCACTCTTTGCATCAGGTGTGACTATCGAAAATGTCGATGATCAGGCTGCTGCGCAGCCACAAAACCAGGCACCTCTTCCGTCAGCTTTATCTGTTttgtcgaagaagaacctAGGGTCATCGTCCAAGGAGTCAAGCGTTAAATCTGCTGCATCGTCTGTCTCCAGCTCAAGCACCCTGGGCGATTCGGTTTCCGGACTCGGTAGAAAATCGCATCACAAGTCGACGCAGTCGATACCCCAAAGTCCGCTCCCGACGACTAATACCAGCAATAGCAGCGGCATAGAAGTCAATTCTTGGCTTAATCCGCAACCTTTCGGTCCTTCTTTCGCCGCTTCGCATTTGAATACACAtgccaagaagaagtggaaaggaaaggaaagagagaaggagagggaaaaggaaaaggctcgagagaaggaaaaggcgaaagaagagaacgaGCAATTGAGGCGAAGACGAATGGCAGATTTGGAGAAGATTTCGGCAACCCTGGAAAAGTATAAAGGACGTATGGGCGTTGAATCTCGAACTCGCTCGATCCCTCGTGCGGATGGCGAAAACAGAAAGCGGCCGCCAAGTCCAGGAATCAGTGCAAGTACTGATGGGGAGGTGAGAGTtgtgaagaggagcaaaCCAGCGTGGGCTATCGGGCCTGAAAATGGACACGTCGCTGCCGCAATGGAGAAAGAAACAAATGACAACAAGAAGACGACGGATGCCATCAAAATCAATCATCAACCAGCAGCGTTTTATACTCCCCAGTTTGCTACTCCCACCTCAGCTGCTAAGACAACTACAACTCCTCTATCTGTTACTGCCGGCTTGGGACCACCAGTCAATTCTTCCAGCTCATCCAGTACGCCTTCATTGCTTAGTCGTTCGATTAATTTAGATATACCGAGGGAGACGCCGGAAGAGCGtatggatgatgacgacggaAATGATTCGACAGGTGGGTTGCTAGTCAGAAAAACCGGGAAAAATGATGCTGTCGAAGAGCAAGTGGAGCAAGTCCGTCTGGATTTGGATGATGTCTCTATACACGGTAGCTCCCCCGTTGGGCCAATTTCTACTTTCACCTCACGGTTTAGGAATGTGTCTATCACGCCCTCTCAGACTCAAAAGATATTAGAGCAGCCAGGTGAAGATGTACCTATCCGACGGTCTGCCATAAAGATAAATGGGAAGCAAAAGGCGCAACGCAGCAAGGATAAGAGTGATGGAAGCGAgagtgaggatgatgttCCTCTCAACTGGCCTtcaaggaaaggaaaggggaaaGCCGCTCCCGAACCCCAAGATAATTCAGAAACACAaagggatgatgatggtgtgAATTTGGGATCAAGcaatggagaggaggggtCCAGCGACGACCACTCTAATCCTGTTCTACCGCCTTTCTTATTCAAAGATCGGCCTGCGCATGTGCGACAGCCGTTGCAGACACTTTTCAAAGGCGGATTTGTTGCAAAACATAGCTACCAGCGCCCTCTTGTCAAGTCTTCTGCTGTTTCTCCCGTTCCGAATGCCAATCGCACCTCCTCTGAGCCATCTGCCAAAGCTGACCTGCTGCCCCAAAAGCGCAAACGTAGGCCCAAGAAACTTACCAGAGAGCAATGGCACCACATCGCACAGAACCATTTGTCAGATGTTGATGACCTGCTTGACGAATCttcaaagaagaggttgagTCCGAAGAGTGCGGAGAAGCTCGGTGCCGATCTTTCCAAGCTCACAAGTCCTCGCGTTTTCTCTATCGTTTCTCGTTCAGAGCCCCGGTCAAAGGGAGCGCCCATTGAAGAAAATGATAACGAGTACTTTACGGACTCTGACTCACATACATCTGACATTGCCCTGTTCCTCCAACATCCtgatcctcctcctcctcccgaGCGCATTCGAGAAGCCAAGCGCAATTTCGGTACGCGTACCATCGATCCATGGAACAGGCAGAAGCATACTTTTCGATCCAACCCGGCTCTGCATCGTGCCATCTTTGAGGCATATATTATGCAGTCTACGTCAATGGAAGAGTCGGGTGGGGATGATATCAAGGTGACGAATGAGGTCGACGCAGATGGTGGTCCGCCGGACTTTGAGTTTGTGTATTCAGATACTATGTTATATCCGGACGGTATACCGCCACCAGAGCTAGGTTTGGGGTGCGATTGTGATGGACCTTGCGATCCGGATTCTGAGACTTGTACTTGTGTAAAGAGGCAAGAGCTTTACTTTTATGATCTGGGCTTGAAAGGTTTCGCATATGATGAGTGAGTCGTTTTGACTATCGGATGCACCGTATTCTGAGTTGATATTGTGATAGAAATGGCAAAATCAGAGAAAACTCTGCTTCCATTTGGGAGTGTAACGAGCTATGTGGATGTCCTCCTGAGTGTATGAATCGCGTCAGTTGGCCTCTATACTGTCCATTATATCATTTCTTAATAATGATTATTTTCATGTTAGGTTATCCAACGAGGCCGTGCCAAGGATACCGGAATAGAGATTTTCAAGaccaaagaaaaaggttgGGGTATCCGCGCTCGGTCATTCATACCAAGTGGAACATACATTGGCAGTTACACAGGAGAACTGATTAGGGAGGCGGAAAGTGAACGACGAGGAGTTACCTACACCGCCATTGGTCGAACGTACGTCCCTTCCCTTGTACATCTCTCCACACTGTATGACATTTGACGCTGACGCTTATCCACAGATACGTTTTCGACCTCGACGGATGGCAAATTCGGCACCCACCCAAggggttggagaagattgataAACGCGCCGCAGAGCTAGCTGAAGCGGTGAAAATGAGAGCCAAGGCTGCAATGCGAGAGAGCCAAGAAGATGCTTACAATGCATATAGTGGTAAGTTTCTTTCTCGTAAACAAGGGACCAACAGGAACGAGGCTGACGATGCACAAATTTAGTGGATGCTTTCCATTATGGGGTACGTGTATATTGGTCTTGGGCAGAAAGCTGTTGAATTACTGACGACTTGTATTATATCTTGTGTTTATTGATCATAGAACGTAAGCCTATTGCCCACTTGAAAAAGAGACCAGAAGCTGATCCACTGTCTTAGTTCACTCGCTATTTTGTGAGAGGTTCGGAATTCTTGATTCGAATTTGGATACTGATCAAATGAACTTTAAGAATCACTCATGTGATCCCAATTTGGCGATTACCCAAGCATATGTCAAGGACTTCCATCCAGAACGACCATTGTATGTCGCCATTTTTAAGAGTCAGAAGTGTCACAGAACTTCACTAAATACCGTTTCGTAGGCTTGTGATCTTTACTCGTCGAGACATCAAAAAGCACGAAGAACTTTGTATCAGTTACAAGGGTATACCCGTACGTCTCATATATCCTTTTTTAGCTTCTGGTTTTCCTTGAGAGATGTGGATGCTAACGATGTCTATGCCGACATACAGGATGACGACGTTCCATCCCCAGAGCCtgtcaaaaagaagaagggaaataAGGGCAAGAAACAGATGTCTAAAACATCTGCTTCGGCACATCCGCCAGAGATGATAGCTTTGAATTCAGACAAAGGCCCGGTGGAAGTGAAGGATATCTGTCGATGGTAAGTGCACATTTGGCtgtt
Proteins encoded in this region:
- a CDS encoding hypothetical protein (HMMPfam hit to Pre-SET, Pre-SET motif, score: 61.2, E(): 2.9e-15; HMMPfam hit to SET, SET domain, score: 128.6, E(): 1.4e-35), coding for MSIANSSSSPEDQNITSLLENHSRETGELPSPPLVEDRAAPNGMKLDGENIVGQSNGISAAQAAVTTSRTSSLTSNLNRPQSVSGAQPAVASSSRSTINSPPRRYLLISQQSPSSRTTPCRSAGTASPTSRPPTPPLPPTQSTPVTVSGLSAPSILSPVPAASSAISPTIPSIPLHAPLPYPTLSLPPSATPALPNSFTLSASTILPADSSTSALPSTSAAGLPVMPVFISPATSSPAGPEPSTLQSASEVTKSSNQKESPRKTDSKQAPSPSSTHGLWTNTRPFHASSNLSATSGKSSAASSRSTSRTLLPGRAATSDNVAGPSKTTSVSSTHPPARAPSLSLPSEPEKQVHPRSPSHEGVGKREKKSKALSSGTGQSTPSRSSLSTYDVASNRKTKSTGLNALPQKPSSAGKTSSIPQRTSTLATAMAIRPFIRSPTSPCRPSSFEASGPIQSSGGAVKAAQTQDKIHPLSTTSSISSHSRETTTKAATPSHVTISSPSPSQSTSALTTVHVTQDAQKSATTSPTREKIHPSRRKSQTSDCVVAPTTSQTAASLSYPAGTSDGTGEAGKKAAETSVHAGPSSADFGAFVVPPTTAIASTTVSPSVTPPEDAPFLKSGPSVHPLFHAASAIGGQDTLTETGAVGDVLSQGSKGRASSPRITTTGAVSHLVLPIDVGSEIKPTAAPSLFASGVTIENVDDQAAAQPQNQAPLPSALSVLSKKNLGSSSKESSVKSAASSVSSSSTLGDSVSGLGRKSHHKSTQSIPQSPLPTTNTSNSSGIEVNSWLNPQPFGPSFAASHLNTHAKKKWKGKEREKEREKEKAREKEKAKEENEQLRRRRMADLEKISATLEKYKGRMGVESRTRSIPRADGENRKRPPSPGISASTDGEVRVVKRSKPAWAIGPENGHVAAAMEKETNDNKKTTDAIKINHQPAAFYTPQFATPTSAAKTTTTPLSVTAGLGPPVNSSSSSSTPSLLSRSINLDIPRETPEERMDDDDGNDSTGGLLVRKTGKNDAVEEQVEQVRLDLDDVSIHGSSPVGPISTFTSRFRNVSITPSQTQKILEQPGEDVPIRRSAIKINGKQKAQRSKDKSDGSESEDDVPLNWPSRKGKGKAAPEPQDNSETQRDDDGVNLGSSNGEEGSSDDHSNPVLPPFLFKDRPAHVRQPLQTLFKGGFVAKHSYQRPLVKSSAVSPVPNANRTSSEPSAKADLLPQKRKRRPKKLTREQWHHIAQNHLSDVDDLLDESSKKRLSPKSAEKLGADLSKLTSPRVFSIVSRSEPRSKGAPIEENDNEYFTDSDSHTSDIALFLQHPDPPPPPERIREAKRNFGTRTIDPWNRQKHTFRSNPALHRAIFEAYIMQSTSMEESGGDDIKVTNEVDADGGPPDFEFVYSDTMLYPDGIPPPELGLGCDCDGPCDPDSETCTCVKRQELYFYDLGLKGFAYDENGKIRENSASIWECNELCGCPPECMNRVIQRGRAKDTGIEIFKTKEKGWGIRARSFIPSGTYIGSYTGELIREAESERRGVTYTAIGRTYVFDLDGWQIRHPPKGLEKIDKRAAELAEAVKMRAKAAMRESQEDAYNAYSVDAFHYGNFTRYFNHSCDPNLAITQAYVKDFHPERPLLVIFTRRDIKKHEELCISYKGIPDDDVPSPEPVKKKKGNKGKKQMSKTSASAHPPEMIALNSDKGPVEVKDICRW